Proteins from a single region of Chromobacterium sp. ATCC 53434:
- a CDS encoding BPSS1780 family membrane protein, producing the protein MQSPDTVHPPRKIAAGRGWRWCVEAFHIVREQPLTWVLLTLVYLLIGFAVSLVPVLGRFAGALIGPLFGAGYVLAAHKSVSGGELELADLFEGFRRAPGPLILVGVIYFALALASVLVITIGGVAAGAGGGLLSQPAAEAGQHAAAASGTVGVLLLVMAVVMFVVSLCYWFAPALVVLNGVSAWQAIRGSLSAGLANWRPLLVAALALGLLLIPALLPLGLGLLLWIPVAFVTAYTSWRDVFGQPEAPAPVEAPAQL; encoded by the coding sequence ATGCAGTCACCCGACACCGTCCATCCTCCCCGCAAGATCGCCGCCGGCCGCGGCTGGCGCTGGTGCGTGGAAGCGTTCCACATCGTGCGCGAGCAACCGCTGACCTGGGTGCTGCTGACGCTGGTCTATCTGCTGATAGGCTTCGCCGTCAGCCTGGTGCCGGTGCTGGGCCGCTTCGCCGGCGCCCTGATCGGCCCGCTGTTCGGCGCCGGCTACGTGCTGGCCGCGCACAAATCCGTATCGGGCGGGGAGCTGGAGCTGGCCGACCTGTTCGAGGGCTTTCGCCGCGCGCCCGGCCCGCTGATCCTGGTCGGCGTCATCTACTTCGCGCTGGCGCTGGCCTCGGTGCTGGTGATCACCATCGGCGGCGTCGCCGCCGGCGCCGGCGGCGGACTGCTGAGCCAGCCGGCGGCCGAGGCCGGCCAGCACGCGGCGGCGGCCTCCGGCACCGTCGGCGTGCTGCTGCTGGTGATGGCGGTGGTGATGTTCGTCGTCAGCCTGTGCTACTGGTTCGCGCCGGCGCTGGTGGTGCTGAACGGCGTCTCGGCGTGGCAGGCCATACGCGGCAGCCTGTCCGCCGGCCTGGCCAACTGGCGGCCGCTGCTGGTCGCCGCGCTGGCACTGGGCCTGCTGCTGATCCCGGCGCTGCTGCCGCTGGGCCTGGGCCTGCTGCTGTGGATTCCGGTGGCCTTCGTCACCGCCTACACCAGCTGGCGCGACGTGTTCGGCCAGCCGGAAGCCCCGGCGCCGGTCGAAGCGCCGGCCCAGCTGTAA
- a CDS encoding O-methyltransferase yields MQDARWNEVDDYFCKQLVGPDAALDAALAASAAAGLPAINVAPNQGKFLNLLARIHGAKRILEIGTLGGYSAIWLARALPAGGRLLTLEYEPRHVEVAAANLARAGLADRVDILQGAAAETLQGLIAAGEVPFDLIFIDADKPNNPVYLELALRLSRPGTVIVGDNVARQGEVANPANPDPAIVGTRRFIELLGADPRLSATAIQTVGSKGYDGFALAIVER; encoded by the coding sequence ATGCAGGACGCACGCTGGAACGAGGTCGACGATTATTTCTGCAAACAGCTGGTCGGGCCGGACGCCGCGTTGGACGCGGCGTTGGCGGCCAGCGCCGCCGCCGGGCTGCCGGCGATCAATGTGGCGCCGAACCAGGGCAAGTTCCTGAATCTGCTGGCGCGGATACACGGCGCCAAGCGGATTCTGGAGATCGGCACGCTGGGCGGTTACAGCGCGATCTGGCTGGCGCGGGCCTTGCCGGCCGGCGGCCGCTTGCTGACGCTGGAGTATGAGCCGCGGCACGTCGAGGTGGCGGCCGCCAATCTGGCGCGCGCCGGCCTGGCCGACAGGGTGGACATCCTGCAGGGCGCGGCGGCCGAGACGCTGCAAGGCCTGATCGCCGCCGGCGAGGTGCCGTTCGACCTGATCTTCATCGACGCCGACAAGCCCAACAATCCGGTCTATCTGGAGCTGGCGCTGCGGCTGTCGCGGCCGGGCACCGTCATCGTCGGCGACAATGTCGCGCGCCAGGGCGAGGTGGCCAATCCGGCCAACCCCGACCCGGCCATCGTCGGCACCCGTCGCTTCATCGAGCTGTTGGGCGCCGATCCGCGCTTGTCGGCCACCGCGATCCAGACCGTCGGCAGCAAGGGCTACGACGGTTTCGCGCTGGCCATCGTCGAGCGCTGA
- a CDS encoding glutathione S-transferase family protein — MLRILGRSSSINVRKVLWTCHEIGLDYQREDWGRGVRPVSDPEFLALNPFEMIPVLVDGDVVLSESNTICRYLAAKHGRHDLLPLDPAARAAVEKWMDWQAADLNPAWVYAFHALSRNSPDHRDPARIADSVASWKKQMALLESQLGDGWVLGDTFTLADIVLGGAVQRWLLTPFDKPALPKAEAYFERLRRRPAYQAHGGDGVA; from the coding sequence ATGCTCCGCATCCTGGGCCGCAGCAGCTCGATCAACGTCCGCAAGGTCTTGTGGACTTGCCATGAAATCGGCCTCGATTATCAGCGCGAGGATTGGGGGCGCGGCGTGCGTCCGGTTTCCGATCCGGAATTCCTGGCGCTGAATCCGTTTGAGATGATCCCGGTGCTGGTGGACGGCGACGTCGTGCTGTCGGAGTCCAACACCATCTGTCGCTACCTGGCCGCGAAGCACGGCCGCCACGATTTGCTGCCTCTGGATCCAGCCGCGCGCGCCGCGGTCGAGAAGTGGATGGATTGGCAGGCCGCCGATCTGAACCCCGCCTGGGTGTACGCTTTTCACGCGCTGAGCCGCAACAGCCCGGACCACCGCGATCCGGCGCGCATCGCCGACAGCGTGGCGTCATGGAAAAAGCAGATGGCGCTGCTGGAGTCGCAGTTGGGCGACGGCTGGGTATTGGGCGACACTTTCACGCTGGCCGACATCGTGCTGGGAGGGGCGGTGCAGCGCTGGCTGCTGACGCCGTTCGACAAGCCGGCCTTGCCTAAGGCTGAGGCCTATTTCGAGCGGCTGCGCCGCCGTCCGGCCTACCAGGCCCATGGCGGCGACGGCGTGGCCTGA